Proteins encoded together in one Trueperaceae bacterium window:
- a CDS encoding ERCC4 domain-containing protein has translation MPLEFIIARSPLGGSRLPYVVSLPLSPVPVVLATRGDWPVDKDLYCHELPAWPEGAEEVARVPVVSCRRRGSSVQLVLDRVQRRRSLFVWTVSKQGKPLVFWRSERSMRSTRPGVRAPHARGLNGPMVVVIDTRERYPWRFATNPVETERRQLPVGDYGVFDGDALAAVVERKKLKEFVGAAVSGKLQLAMAELAAMPRAAVIIEGRMAKLLAGEETRVRPGWLLNLTAALQAAYPNVPLLFAESAPLAADLAYRWLSACLHLREAARRGQSAGDALAAITTGDGPARTQEGPAPAGHRSTAAARPERGVTDTPLFASLADPPTGSPGGRSGGAGSTTSVGTRPAATGLFGGHAVDRSKAPLDRAGRQGAALVAALAGPLTVASHAGSCGVTAGTASTDLHDLVARGLLTSTGRARSLRFELTPAGATAAPAEPDGGSVR, from the coding sequence ATGCCGCTCGAGTTCATCATCGCGAGGAGCCCGCTGGGCGGCTCGCGGTTGCCGTACGTGGTCAGCCTGCCGCTCTCGCCCGTGCCGGTCGTGCTCGCCACGCGCGGCGACTGGCCGGTCGACAAGGACCTGTACTGCCACGAGCTCCCCGCCTGGCCGGAGGGGGCCGAGGAGGTGGCGCGCGTCCCCGTCGTGTCGTGCCGGCGCCGCGGCAGCTCCGTGCAGCTCGTGCTCGACCGGGTCCAACGCCGCCGGTCCCTCTTCGTCTGGACGGTCTCCAAGCAGGGCAAGCCGCTCGTGTTCTGGCGCAGCGAGCGCTCGATGCGCTCCACGCGGCCGGGCGTGCGGGCGCCACACGCCCGCGGCCTCAACGGCCCGATGGTCGTCGTGATCGACACGCGCGAGCGTTACCCCTGGCGCTTCGCGACCAACCCCGTGGAGACGGAGCGCCGCCAGCTGCCGGTGGGCGACTACGGCGTGTTCGACGGCGACGCTCTCGCCGCGGTGGTGGAGCGCAAGAAGCTGAAGGAGTTCGTGGGGGCGGCCGTTTCCGGCAAGCTCCAGCTGGCGATGGCCGAGCTGGCGGCCATGCCGCGCGCGGCCGTGATCATCGAAGGCCGCATGGCGAAGCTGCTGGCGGGCGAGGAGACGCGGGTGCGCCCCGGGTGGCTCCTCAACCTCACGGCAGCGCTGCAGGCGGCCTACCCCAACGTGCCGCTCCTCTTCGCGGAATCGGCGCCGCTGGCCGCCGACCTGGCCTACCGCTGGCTCTCGGCATGCCTTCACTTGAGGGAGGCGGCGCGCCGAGGGCAGTCCGCCGGCGACGCGCTCGCCGCCATCACGACGGGCGACGGGCCGGCGAGGACCCAAGAGGGGCCCGCCCCCGCCGGCCACCGGAGCACCGCCGCGGCCCGCCCCGAGCGGGGCGTGACCGACACCCCTCTGTTCGCGTCGTTGGCGGATCCGCCGACCGGCTCCCCCGGCGGCCGGTCCGGCGGCGCAGGTTCGACGACCTCGGTCGGCACGCGTCCGGCCGCCACCGGACTCTTCGGGGGCCACGCCGTGGACCGCTCGAAGGCGCCGCTCGACAGGGCGGGTCGTCAGGGCGCGGCCCTCGTGGCGGCGCTGGCGGGGCCGCTGACGGTCGCGAGTCACGCCGGAAGTTGTGGCGTGACGGCCGGCACGGCTTCCACGGACCTACACGACCTCGTCGCTCGCGGGTTGCTGACGAGCACGGGT
- a CDS encoding acetamidase/formamidase family protein, whose product MSRFKTIHDTHHHFGWDNAIEPVLRVAPGAELELETVDSSGGQLSPTSTTADVAALDFERVNPVTGPIFVEGAEPGDVLAIDLLEFAEGGWGWTGIIPGFGLLADEFTEPFLNISHYDARRVEFRPGIHLNTRPFTGTIGLALAEPGSHSVVPPRAQGGNLDVRDLTRGSRLYLPVAVPGALLSLGDTHAAQGDGEVCGTAVETAMKVSVRVDLIKGANFGAPRYELGAAGATELLPKGFYATTGVAPDLLDATKDAIRAMIDHLGKEYGLEPQLAYALCSVAVNLRISEVVDAPNWVVSAVLPRHIFV is encoded by the coding sequence ATGAGCCGCTTCAAGACCATCCACGACACCCACCACCACTTCGGGTGGGACAACGCCATCGAGCCCGTCCTGCGCGTGGCGCCGGGGGCCGAGCTCGAGCTCGAGACGGTCGACTCCTCCGGCGGGCAGCTCAGCCCCACCTCGACCACGGCCGACGTGGCCGCGCTCGACTTCGAGCGGGTCAACCCCGTCACCGGCCCGATCTTCGTGGAGGGCGCCGAGCCCGGCGACGTCCTCGCCATCGACCTGCTCGAGTTCGCCGAGGGCGGCTGGGGCTGGACGGGCATCATCCCCGGCTTCGGGCTGCTGGCCGACGAGTTCACGGAGCCGTTCCTCAACATCTCGCACTACGACGCCAGGCGCGTGGAGTTCCGCCCCGGCATCCACCTGAACACGCGGCCGTTCACGGGCACCATCGGCCTGGCGCTGGCCGAGCCCGGCTCCCACTCGGTGGTCCCGCCGCGCGCGCAGGGCGGCAACCTCGACGTGCGCGACCTCACCCGCGGCAGCCGCCTCTACCTGCCCGTTGCGGTGCCGGGCGCGCTCCTCTCGCTGGGCGACACGCACGCGGCGCAGGGCGACGGCGAGGTGTGCGGCACCGCCGTGGAGACGGCCATGAAGGTCAGCGTGAGGGTGGACCTCATCAAGGGCGCCAACTTCGGCGCCCCGCGCTACGAACTGGGAGCCGCCGGCGCCACGGAGCTGCTGCCCAAGGGCTTCTACGCCACCACGGGCGTGGCGCCCGACCTGCTGGACGCCACCAAGGACGCCATCCGCGCCATGATCGATCACCTCGGCAAGGAGTACGGGCTGGAGCCGCAGCTGGCGTACGCGCTGTGCAGCGTGGCCGTGAACCTGCGCATCAGCGAGGTGGTGGACGCTCCCAACTGGGTGGTGTCGGCCGTGCTGCCGCGGCACATCTTCGTCTGA